The proteins below are encoded in one region of Telopea speciosissima isolate NSW1024214 ecotype Mountain lineage chromosome 10, Tspe_v1, whole genome shotgun sequence:
- the LOC122643570 gene encoding AP2/ERF and B3 domain-containing transcription factor At1g50680-like, whose protein sequence is MEEMISTISNGLRITNVNNIGERSDSNSTTNPPSLARRTRQRNENPSSSSYPRFKGVVMQQNGHWGAQIYANHQRIWLGTFKTENEAAMAYDSAAIILRKDDSHRNLPWNAITVQEPNFQNLHTNEAILGMIKDGSYQSKFMDFMMTQYIGNNYNITTGTNRRSQRNEQGILYHELFQKELTPSDVGKLNRLVIPKKQAIAYFPETHVEVIGTEEHRDDNHLYLTFFDNQNKPWSFRYCYWKSSQSYVFTKGWNRFVKVKDLKANDIITFYSCDYRNIHSGELHTYFMIETKSKNTNDGHGGGSSNYLELQHGLEQGMIRREEIVNKGIRLFGINIIG, encoded by the coding sequence ATGGAGGAGATGATAAGTACTATATCAAACGGGCTGAGAATTACCAATGTTAATAACATTGGAGAACGGTCTGATTCAAATAGCACTACAAACCCGCCATCTCTGGCAAGAAGGACGCGTCAAAGAAATGAAAATCCATCATCATCTTCCTACCCAAGATTCAAAGGGGTAGTGATGCAACAGAATGGTCATTGGGGAGCACAAATTTATGCCAATCACCAAAGAATCTGGCTTGGCACTTTTAAAACTGAGAATGAAGCTGCAATGGCTTATGATAGTGCAGCTATCATACTCCGTAAAGATGATTCTCATCGTAATTTGCCATGGAATGCCATCACAGTTCAAGAACCTAACTTTCAAAATCTCCACACCAATGAAGCAATTCTGGGTATGATCAAAGATGGGTCTTACCAATCAAAGTTTATGGATTTCATGATGACCCAATATATTGGAAACAACTACAACATCACTACAGGGACTAATCGAAGGAGCCAGAGAAACGAACAGGGTATCCTGTATCATGAACTATTTCAGAAGGAATTAACACCAAGTGATGTTGGAAAGCTTAATAGGCTTGTAATTCCAAAGAAACAAGCAATTGCATACTTCCCTGAAACTCATGTTGAAGTAATTGGAACAGAAGAGCACCGAGATGATAATCATCTGTATTTAACATTTTTCGATAACCAGAATAAGCCATGGAGCTTCCGTTACTGTTATTGGAAAAGTAGCCAAAGTTATGTCTTTACTAAAGGCTGGAATAGATTTGTGAAAGTCAAGGACTTGAAGGCTAACGATATCATCACTTTTTATTCTTGTGATTATAGAAACATTCACTCTGGAGAGCTTCACACATACTTTATGATTGAGACAAAGTCCAAGAACACAAATGATGGACATGGAGGAGGAAGTAGCAATTATCTAGAGTTGCAGCATGGTCTGGAACAAGGCATGATTAGAAGAGAGGAGATAGTTAACAAAGGTATTAGACTATTCGGCATAAACATTATTGGTTAA